A stretch of the Capsicum annuum cultivar UCD-10X-F1 chromosome 10, UCD10Xv1.1, whole genome shotgun sequence genome encodes the following:
- the LOC107856533 gene encoding subtilisin-like protease SBT3 codes for MSLLTFSWYLLCLSLFLGTSAERSTYIVHLDKSFMPTIFASHHNWHSSIIDTIKIETPTTQNGHHPVPKLLYSYDNVLHGFSAILSKNEFEALKKSPGFLSAYKDRTVEAHTTHTPEFLKLNPTSGLWPASGFGQDVIIGVLDSGVWPESASFRDVGLSAIPKKWKGICKPGIAFNSSLCNRKLIGANYFNKGLLASDPTIILSMNSARDMRGHGTHVASIAAGSFVEGVSYFGYAPGTARGIAPRARIAVYKFSFEEGTVTSDLIAAMDQAVADGVDILQLSYGWGSMPLYEDSVAIASFGAMMKGVLVTASAGNNGPGMGTISNGVPWIFTVASGSIDRSFSGTLTLGNGLKITGFSLFPVRTTIKDFVLVNNGSLSTCDSADDYAQVPNAARSIMICYSTAQEDLSVSDQMGVISEAKVGGALYVYGDPDVLSSKFFPNPGVVISSKDWEKVTKYADNSAKPKVSISFQDTRIAVKPAPVVSAFSSRGPSLSYLSVAKPDIMAPGELILAAWPSNVSAAVIGVNTFLDSDYSLLTGTSMAAPHISGIAAMLKGVHPDWSPSAIRSAIMTTANPLDNTGKPIKTTDFLETKVATSLAMGAGLVDPNRAVDPGLIYDATPQDYVNLLCSMNFTEKQFKTIARSSAKRKCSNPSDDINYPSFIALFDPYGNYTWMEQTFRRTVTNVGAGAAKYKAKVKAPKNSTISISPQILVFEKKNQKQDYTLTIRYKGIAEDQAQSGSITWVEKNGHHTVRSPIVVAPALDEALDPSS; via the coding sequence ATGTCTCTCCTCACGTTCTCTTGGTATCTTTTGTGTCTTTCTTTGTTTTTAGGAACCTCAGCAGAGAGGTCTACTTACATTGTCCATTTGGACAAGTCTTTTATGCCTACAATCTTTGCTAGTCACCACAACTGGCATTCTTCCATTATTGATACCATCAAGATTGAAACTCCCACTACACAAAATGGTCACCATCCAGTTCCAAAGCTTCTTTATTCTTATGACAATGTGCTTCATGGCTTCAGTGCTATTTTGTCTAAAAATGAATTTGAAGCTCTCAAGAAGTCTCCGGGCTTTCTTTCAGCTTATAAAGACAGGACTGTTGAAGCTCACACCACACATACTCCTGAGTTTCTTAAGCTCAATCCAACTTCCGGGCTATGGCCGGCTTCTGGTTTTGGTCAAGATGTCATCATTGGTGTACTTGACTCTGGTGTTTGGCCAGAATCTGCCAGCTTCAGAGATGTTGGACTTTCTGCAATTCCCAAAAAGTGGAAGGGAATTTGCAAGCCAGGAATAGCGTTCAATTCTTCACTGTGCAACAGGAAACTCATTGGGGCTAATTATTTCAATAAGGGGCTTTTAGCTAGCGATCCTACTATTATTCTTTCCATGAATTCTGCAAGGGATATGAGAGGTCATGGCACTCATGTTGCTTCCATTGCTGCTGGTAGTTTTGTTGAAGGAGTTTCATACTTCGGATATGCTCCTGGAACAGCAAGAGGTATCGCGCCACGAGCTAGGATAGCTGTCTATAAGTTTAGCTTTGAAGAAGGGACCGTTACTTCTGATTTAATTGCTGCTATGGACCAAGCTGTTGCAGATGGTGTTGACATACTACAACTTTCTTATGGATGGGGTAGTATGCCATTGTATGAAGATTCTGTTGCAATAGCTTCTTTTGGTGCCATGATGAAGGGCGTCTTAGTCACTGCTTCAGCTGGGAACAATGGTCCTGGAATGGGAACTATATCAAATGGAGTCCCCTGGATCTTTACTGTGGCATCAGGAAGCATCGACCGATCATTTTCGGGGACTTTAACTTTAGGCAATGGCTTAAAGATTACTGGATTTAGCTTGTTTCCGGTGAGAACCACCATCAAGGATTTTGTTTTGGTGAACAATGGAAGCTTATCTACTTGTGATTCAGCTGACGATTATGCCCAAGTCCCTAATGCAGCACGTAGCATCATGATTTGTTATAGCACTGCACAAGAAGACTTGTCAGTCTCTGATCAAATGGGGGTCATCTCAGAGGCAAAAGTTGGAGGCGCTCTCTATGTTTATGGAGATCCGGACGTATTGTCATCCAAATTTTTTCCGAACCCTGGTGTTGTAATTAGCAGCAAGGATTGGGAAAAGGTGACAAAATATGCAGACAATAGTGCTAAACCAAAAGTCAGCATCAGTTTCCAGGATACACGTATAGCTGTCAAGCCTGCTCCAGTTGTTTCTGCATTTTCCTCGAGAGGCCCCTCTCTAAGTTACCTAAGTGTCGCAAAGCCAGATATTATGGCACCAGGGGAGTTAATTTTAGCAGCCTGGCCATCTAACGTTTCAGCTGCAGTCATTGGTGTCAATACATTTTTGGATAGCGATTACAGTCTTCTTACAGGCACTTCCATGGCTGCTCCTCACATTTCTGGAATCGCTGCAATGCTAAAAGGAGTACATCCTGATTGGAGTCCTTCAGCTATTCGATCTGCCATAATGACCACTGCCAATCCTTTGGATAATACTGGAAAACCCATCAAGACCACAGATTTCCTCGAAACCAAGGTTGCTACATCATTAGCCATGGGAGCCGGACTCGTTGATCCAAACCGTGCAGTTGATCCAGGCCTAATATATGATGCAACTCCACAAGACTATGTGAATCTTCTCTGCTCCATGAATTTCACAGAAAAGCAATTCAAAACAATTGCTAGATCATCCGCTAAGCGCAAGTGCTCAAATCCATCCGATGATATCAATTACCCATCATTTATCGCTCTCTTTGACCCATATGGGAACTACACTTGGATGGAGCAGACATTCAGGAGGACAGTCACAAATGTTGGAGCTGGTGCAGCTAAGTACAAAGCAAAAGTGAAAGCACCAAAAAACTCAACCATTTCTATCTCTCCACAGATCTTGGtgtttgagaagaaaaatcagAAGCAAGACTACACTCTGACCATACGTTACAAAGGCATTGCAGAGGACCAAGCGCAATCTGGTTCAATTACTTGGGTGGAAAAGAACGGCCATCACACAGTAAGAAGTCCTATAGTAGTAGCTCCAGCGCTTGATGAAGCACTTGATCCCTCTTCCTGA